In Mus pahari chromosome 16, PAHARI_EIJ_v1.1, whole genome shotgun sequence, the DNA window CAGAACGTTCAGGGCGGTACCTGCAGTGTTTTACCTATAAAAGATAAAGTTACAAGATTTGGTGACTTCAATCTACCCTCTAGAGAGCATAATTCAAAACCATAACACTCTATACTTTGCAATGGAACACCCCCATGTCTGTGCTTCTACACATCATTCTAGGCAGTGAAATATGATGAAGATATTTGGAGCTGAAAATCAGCTCTCATGTCTTCAATGACATCTCTTATCCATAAGAGAATTTCATGGTGCAGAACTGTATTATATGTGGAATGGTTTGCACATTCTTCATGTGCACAGAAACAGTAACCATAGAATCAAACAACTATACAGTGGTGGGTACTGTAATGGCAGCACTGATGGGGCATAGAGAGATTTTACATTCAATATGAGCTCTGAACACAGTGTATTTTTCTGCTATTTTCCCCTTGCCCAACCTGAACCAATATGACAAGATAGGACAGTCACTTACCTTTGCTTCATATGGATAGGTTGCCTCAGCTTCCAGACCTCCATTGTTCTTCAGATATTGGAAGGCATTATAAGGTCTGCCTCCATCACAGCCCTTGGTGCCATAAGATACTGAGCAGTCCATTAAATTCTGTACACTCAGTGGGATCAGTTTGCCGGTTTTCTTGAACAGCTGACTTTCTATGGATGCCGCCACAGAAAAAGCCCAACATGCACCACATCTTCCCTGAGCAAGGAAAAACAGAATGCCATATACAAAAAGAAGTTCCATAGTTTATCAAAAAAGTAAACTATCAGCATTTGATGGGTGCCTAGGTAAGAGGGGTCAGTCTCCGTAGGGAGGTGTCTAATGCAACAGTGAATAGCccaacaagcacacacatatatacataaagcTGTGATCTACGGTACTGCAGGTGTGATAAATGTCATTTATGGAATAAATTAAGTCTGGAGAGAAATACAGTGGAACCGTAGGTGGAGATTCAATAGTAAGTAAGGCAAGGAAATGACACTGTACATATATGGGCTTATAATTGCTAAGAAATGTATTAGGGCTTCCTCATTACTTGGGACAACCAAGAAACATTTGATACTAGTAACAGAATGCTGAGGACAGTACCTGTGGCTTTCAGGTTATAGAAAAGTATTAAGTGAACTGCATGTCATACCACATTCAAATAACACAGGCATGCCAATAGCTTATTGCATCCTTAGTAGTTGGGTAATTCAGGGATGTGATGCttttatacctgacttctcactGGAGTCACATAGCCTTCTTTTCTCCAATCCAAAGTTTTTGGGATTTTGAGGTTGCGTTTCTGGATGTGTTTCCCATTTCTTAGAGGATGAGATGAGCTttctgtcatcattttcatttcttcaccaGTCTTCACAGAAAAGAACATCAAGACTCCATTTAAACAATAAAACAGCAAAGGCAGAAATGTGAATCCATTTAAGTCACACTCACCATATCAccaaattcattcatttctatgGTGAAATTGTTCATCCACAGGCCATTCTCCACAATGTGCTGTTTGAACAATTTGACATTTCCTTCCCACACTGCtctcctctgtttttcttcctcctggaaataaatataattgatgTCATTTACTTCTGATGCTTTTGCCCTAGCTGACCATGTGGACTAGCTGCTATAGATATGCAAAGGTCATAGAGAGGGATCTCAGGGCAACAAACAAAGCCACTCTCAACACTCTGATGAACAGACATGTGGCCACCTTGTGTTCACCCCATGTTACATTACTACCTCAGGTAGATGTGGCATCGAAGGCTACTATTAGATCCATGAAAACCCAATATGAGCGAGAATTCTCTCAAAGGGCCCTCTTTGTGTATCTATGTGACCTACGGGGCTGTATGTTCTGTCATTGTTCCTCTTCCACTCCTCCCACTCGGCATCCAAATTGTAATCAGGTGTTGGAGCAGCCAAGGTCACTCCCAAGCACAGGATGGACAGGAAGACAGTAGGAGTCATGTCCGAAGTACCTAGAGAATAAAGGAAAACCAATCAGAGACTATAccaaccccccttttttttaaataaattacaccATCCATGCTGGAGAAAAATATTCTAACTACTCTGCCAGATATTTACTCAAAGATTTTGGAAATGGCTAAATATTAATTTGGGCTAAAAaagctctggatggcctttagTTTTAACTTCAAATTATATAGCATGTGGGTAAAGTTCTGACATGTAAAATGGTATGCACTGCAAATTGGCATGATCAGAGAGATTACCATGGACATCAAATTTAAGAACCTACATATCTAGGAACTTACAACATTTATCTGAGAATTTGTAGTGATATAAAATTCTTATGTAGCATGTGACTGTCAGTCAGAAGTTTCTTCTGGACCTGGGGCTTAGATTGCATCACATCCAATTTTAGTAGAGAGATGGAGATAAGTTTATTTGAAACATTcccttttcaaagaaaatattctagactttcctccttagaaaataaagagaaggcAAATGTTACTAGTACTCTATTCTACCTTGGGACATTGCCACACTTTCATTACCTCAGTGAGAAAAATCTCACATGGGAAGGATACTGGAAGCCAATGCCACCAGGGATGATGAAGTAATACATAAAGATATTTTATCACTCGTGGTCAGGTCAAGCCAGGTTTCATAAGCCATGCCTCTTATACTTTTTGGCCAGAGACATGCCACCTACTACTTCCTCTGCATATGACAATCATGAAAATGAGCTTTTATCTAGTGGCAATGCTCAAAAATTAGATATCTAGGCTCAGGATGAGATGAACATGCACCTACTGTGCATGTACTAGCTGCCATTCTCTCTGATCATTACCAGTCATGCAATGAATTGGAACTCATACAAACCTGGATCCAGGTGTGGCTAGGATTCCTCTCTGACTTCCCTCCCCTCACCCAGTTCCACACAATGGAGCTGCTGAAGTTTAGAAGCTATTCTTATTTATGAGGGCCTGCCTGATTTTCCAAGGAATCTCTCAAGGCTTCCTTCCAGGGTAAGCGGAGTCAGGGCCCCACCTCTGATGATTGCTGCTGTCGTGGTGCACTCCACAATCTCTTCAGAGGTTGCTGAGCTGTCAGGATCTGGACCAGCAACACCTCACTCTGAGTTTAAATACCAAGTCAGCCCTCCTCATCAACCTTTTCCTTCTACCAATTGGCTGTAAGAGTCACTGGATCAGGCCTCCAGGCTTCTACTGAAATCTTATCTTGCCTGTCCTGGAGGGGTGGATATGGGCTTCCTTTAGTGTAATGTGGGGAACTGAACTTATGGACCTTCACAGACAACATTACAGAAACACCTTTAGGTTATGGATCTCATAATAGCCAGTCATTTTATCTCAATAGTACCTCAAAATGAGAGTTAGAACATTTTGAAAAAGCTTTGATGATCTCTGCCTAGCACTTAGATTATAATAAGAGATGGGTTATAAGCATGAAGTAGGCTGAGTCAGCACATTCTACATTTGTATTTCATGtttaatatataactatattgGGATTCTATGAAAACACAGACCATAACATGCATTCTTTCTGGTGTCACAGAGGAATACAATTAGTGTTCCTGAAAAGCCTAAAGCTGCAGGGTAACTCTGAATAGAAAGTGTTTTTCAAGGCCAAAgccaagaaaggaaatgaaggccCTAGTCCATGTGGTCTCATGAAACTATCTGATGTTTCTCTAATTGAAGTTAAGTTGAGTAGCCATTATTAACCACCAGCAGACCTGTCAAGGTTTTCATTCAATAACACATATATTATCTAAAATTTCCAATATTaccattttaagtaaaaattacaaTGGCTGTCACGACATCATCATTGGTATATGAACATCACTAAGTATATCTTAGGAAAGATTTCATCTGCTTTCAGAAAACTGTGTACACAGTAATCTTGTAATCCCTGTCTTCAAGCTCACCATTAGTCACTTTACTTTCTCTGTAGGGATTTGTTTTCTACCATAGGTGACGTGTTTTTCCTTATGGTAGCCATGATGGAGATAATTTCCACTGTACCAGTATTGAAAAGGCAACTATTATGAAATAAGTTAGTCCTCAGTGTGGACAGTCAAATTATCCTTCTCTATTCAAATTACATAATTGTATTGCATGGACACACCATATTCTGTTTTTGCATTCAATGTGgcattttgttgcttctttttaaaaaatcatgaaaatcatGTATGTTACCTGTTACTCTACACCCTATACCCAACTTGTACAAAACTGAActtaaccaataaaaatttaaatataggaTAAATGATGAAGAAAAATTATGCCATACAGTGCAATGCAATATTAAGACTTTAAGTCTTTGAAATGGGTAATTATCACTTAATAATGCCTGGCATGCCCCATTCAGAGTTCTGAGTCTCTGTTCTTGATATCTATGCACATCCTTGTACTATCCCATTTCCGTGAAGTATCCTGATAAGTCAGGTCACTACAAGTCATTA includes these proteins:
- the LOC110333923 gene encoding cathepsin 7, translated to MTPTVFLSILCLGVTLAAPTPDYNLDAEWEEWKRNNDRTYSPEEEKQRRAVWEGNVKLFKQHIVENGLWMNNFTIEMNEFGDMTGEEMKMMTESSSHPLRNGKHIQKRNLKIPKTLDWRKEGYVTPVRSQGRCGACWAFSVAASIESQLFKKTGKLIPLSVQNLMDCSVSYGTKGCDGGRPYNAFQYLKNNGGLEAEATYPYEAKVKHCRYRPERSVVKVTRFFVVPRNEEALLQALVAHGPIAVAIDGSHESFRTYRGGIYHEPKCRQDFLDHGLLLVGYGYEGHESENRKYWLLKNSHSERWGEKGYMKLPRDQNNYCGIASYAMYPEL